The following proteins are encoded in a genomic region of Oceaniferula marina:
- a CDS encoding AraC family transcriptional regulator, whose protein sequence is MTPRLLWASERKLSVESAQSMSITLDSDENSAWLILGGSAMVDDGNGPVTAGPGEWLIPPPKLRQQSFQGPLHFISVTFSAKWDSGQHLFPMNKTMLLEAGDCPRLEIEARRVVDAVASRVTMKSWYLGAHEVSFRDWLAFQEVLLGWMDCFAQVMEEQGVSTTIPDAADARFLEAQRILNDHNLDEKISVDDLAAAVGLSRRQLERLYQMEINCSPRVVFEKRRIQFARWALSRPDARIKEVAAELGFADISNFRRWFTRIQGVAPKAFAKWVR, encoded by the coding sequence TTGACTCCTCGCCTACTCTGGGCTTCCGAGCGTAAACTATCCGTGGAGAGTGCTCAAAGTATGAGTATCACCTTGGACTCTGATGAGAACAGCGCGTGGTTGATTTTGGGTGGTTCCGCCATGGTTGATGACGGCAATGGACCAGTGACGGCGGGTCCGGGGGAGTGGTTGATCCCACCACCCAAGCTCCGCCAGCAGAGTTTTCAAGGTCCTCTGCATTTTATTTCTGTTACGTTTTCAGCGAAGTGGGACTCGGGGCAGCATCTTTTTCCGATGAATAAGACCATGTTGCTGGAAGCCGGAGACTGCCCTCGGTTGGAGATTGAAGCTCGCAGAGTGGTGGACGCTGTGGCTAGTCGGGTGACAATGAAGAGTTGGTATTTGGGTGCTCATGAGGTTTCCTTCCGCGATTGGCTGGCTTTTCAAGAGGTTCTGCTGGGGTGGATGGATTGTTTTGCCCAAGTGATGGAAGAACAGGGTGTGTCAACGACGATACCCGACGCTGCCGATGCGCGCTTTCTCGAGGCCCAGCGCATCTTGAATGATCACAACCTGGATGAGAAAATTTCGGTGGATGATCTGGCCGCAGCCGTTGGTTTAAGCAGACGTCAGTTGGAGCGCCTCTATCAGATGGAAATCAATTGCAGCCCTCGTGTGGTTTTTGAAAAGCGACGGATTCAGTTTGCCCGCTGGGCTTTGAGCCGTCCAGACGCCCGGATTAAAGAGGTCGCTGCCGAGCTTGGGTTTGCCGACATCTCCAACTTCAGGCGTTGGTTCACACGCATCCAAGGGGTAGCACCGAAAGCGTTTGCCAAGTGGGTGCGGTAA
- a CDS encoding sulfatase-like hydrolase/transferase has translation MKSTTLACATTLFTLVFSAPDSIAAPRPNILYFYVDDMGYGSIGPNGQNDRRANNLPAVQTPNIDAMAVTGVNFQRAYGAPVCSPARSSQQTGYHQGHTYADRNDTNNARKAMRAEDITMGDALKAAGYVTGYWGKWGYGAESKQNDPALLNLQTLPNNHGYDYILTELHHTRAHTFFQPTLWHFKPGDTQIALIPNSMAAYTDPASYPQSPAKQSDPAYPSTAYCDDLYAMHCLDFVRTQAQNYNSTGQPFFALFAPQIPHSPYGEVSSLPGYADAYASDPHFADRSAQAQNWAAMVTRIDAHIGNILAALEDPNNDGDTSDSVAANTLVIFQSDNGGASNDGVSQYASNADLRGAKNSIWEGGLRVPLVMRWPDEIDAHSPIQIGTNSQRVVDVTDLLPTFCELAGVEIPTGVDGVSIAPTLTGDGHQRARPYITHESQPNRSIIRGNMKLVDKNGSFELYDLDVNENTNIASSHTGLVSELSTLLLGENVRAAQWTANTYHNWTGADNTNISDAANWSDYIYAEGGTTYNTENGAPTIPWTASMKNSGGSHNTSTVDRDTSFLSLEVEGASATAKQMIDVSDKTLTARNELRLKAHSSVDIDNGTLDTLRWVEVHEEAAITGSGDITGTLYQSGSLVISQSSPTSIGVGGETLTDRIVNGGFETGSGTSFSATDQWSNATGDDTKNARNTTNPQADANRGIVSGLVSPTQNTTYIIQDGDQFRFSFYYAAASAWDIGNDTITVTIFYNDGSEQILFTDVFTPSQDFGTGYDFSGAIDFAANPGSVGQNLQIRFDSATAGNSEFAAIDSISLVTVERGNIELLTNGDFENGTGESFTATDSWTSTEGNDSDNVRNTSSPQNGSYRGIVTGNRSPQTDTGHVIQSGNNFTLSFHHAAALSWDIGSDTLDAVVFYDNGSEVELSRTTVNPSQKFDTGYDFSGEINIAATADSIGHALRLRFESTNAGNSEFAAIDNISLSLAGGTIEVPGKRVISIDGEYRLEDSASVGLELAGTSTAGIDYSQIQVTGNATLAGTLNLTIDPAYTPSNGDTFTILTAASVSGTFANPGDIVVASDGTRFQIGYTATSITLRAVIPSVTRETGVPPNAMISNPDDNTGAGSAAVANGNTKGQAFNVTRGGPLTGLLLHINTISTGGDITINIYHADGSGLPSGAPVHSETGLLPAGLSAGDYLQFIFSSAARLTPGNYVFTISTSDADFSLEITQGNNYSGGTLVRNQGSGWESPNSNNDLDFALLGRFNTKGVHIVHILVDDLGYTDHSVDSLVLNSPTELSDFIETPNLEKLASEGVSFTWSYTQPNCAPSRAAYMTGQYSCRVGNGVYNVDSLKRSGNRTTYLSAPNQGENDGDEAGNNDDFIRPQTLNSEATGSVPLAQAMKNAGYVTCHIGKYHVGSSNSTDSTYPLNQGLDFNYGGGHKGNPGNYFASGTPRQWGSNVGPELDAFASDYTQAYIDANIKPFENGNDSDSLLGTPKHLTDAVVDAFEDFMNSHQAGSTASSPVYVQFHFYATHSPLNGRPDLVAKYTAKKAAGATPVNDTKESFAALAENMDQSVARVMRYLSDPNGDGDTSDSIAENTLIVWTTDNGGSESYSENAPLRGAKGQHFEGGIRVPMIIRQPGTVPAGKISDTLIHTVDLYPTFIDVAAESPNSPNPNAATHPLDGESLYAHMLDPEHVARDRGPIFYHFPGYMDTRAYPVSVVIKEVEGDRYKYIYNYDPYYASVQDVSGSPDEFQLYNLSIDPYESVNLMDYIDRENAGDLNDPLDSREYWDYLLHKGTADQLASDLNTWLNQTDPTWQPIFATYKQEFADNSPIIGDADVGNTTPPAPVSTPAKDSVPAPADFSFTTETPTNLGNNNLQFTFDSHDGFAYQVQASNSLESDSWVNIGSTVTASGDSTEFTVNDPAAATAPRRFYRVILVK, from the coding sequence ATGAAGTCCACTACCCTTGCTTGCGCCACAACCCTGTTCACCCTTGTTTTTTCAGCGCCGGACAGCATTGCCGCGCCACGCCCGAACATCCTCTATTTTTATGTGGATGACATGGGTTACGGCTCGATTGGTCCCAATGGCCAGAACGATCGGCGAGCCAACAATCTGCCCGCTGTTCAAACGCCGAACATCGACGCCATGGCAGTGACCGGAGTGAACTTCCAACGAGCGTATGGTGCGCCCGTCTGCTCTCCGGCACGATCGTCCCAGCAAACCGGATACCATCAGGGGCATACCTATGCCGACCGCAATGACACCAACAACGCCCGCAAGGCCATGCGGGCCGAGGACATCACCATGGGAGATGCGCTGAAAGCTGCAGGCTACGTCACCGGCTACTGGGGGAAATGGGGATATGGAGCTGAATCCAAACAAAACGATCCGGCATTACTCAATTTGCAAACCCTCCCAAATAACCACGGTTACGACTACATTCTCACCGAACTGCATCACACCCGGGCCCACACTTTTTTCCAGCCAACCCTGTGGCACTTCAAACCGGGAGATACCCAAATCGCCTTGATCCCCAACTCCATGGCAGCCTACACGGATCCGGCAAGTTACCCCCAGTCACCGGCGAAGCAAAGCGACCCAGCTTACCCGTCCACCGCCTACTGCGATGACTTGTATGCCATGCACTGCCTGGACTTTGTCCGGACCCAGGCACAAAACTACAACAGCACGGGGCAACCGTTCTTTGCCCTCTTTGCCCCACAAATCCCGCACAGCCCCTACGGTGAAGTGAGCTCACTACCCGGTTATGCCGATGCCTATGCCAGCGACCCACATTTTGCAGACCGCTCTGCACAAGCCCAGAACTGGGCGGCCATGGTCACCCGGATCGATGCCCACATCGGCAATATCCTCGCTGCACTGGAAGATCCGAACAACGACGGTGATACCTCCGACTCCGTTGCGGCCAACACCCTGGTCATCTTCCAGTCCGACAATGGCGGGGCCAGCAACGATGGCGTCAGCCAGTATGCATCCAATGCCGACCTGCGAGGAGCCAAAAACAGCATCTGGGAAGGCGGACTCCGCGTTCCACTCGTGATGCGCTGGCCTGACGAAATCGATGCGCACTCACCCATCCAGATCGGAACCAACAGCCAACGCGTTGTCGATGTCACCGACCTACTACCAACCTTCTGTGAGCTTGCCGGAGTCGAAATCCCAACCGGAGTCGACGGAGTCTCCATCGCACCCACACTCACTGGCGACGGCCACCAGCGCGCACGCCCGTATATCACCCACGAATCCCAACCAAACCGATCCATTATTCGAGGGAACATGAAACTGGTCGATAAAAACGGTTCCTTCGAACTCTACGATCTCGACGTCAACGAAAACACTAACATCGCCTCATCCCATACGGGCCTCGTCTCCGAACTTTCCACCCTGCTGCTCGGTGAAAACGTTCGAGCCGCTCAGTGGACAGCGAACACCTACCACAACTGGACCGGGGCCGATAACACCAACATCTCGGATGCAGCCAACTGGTCTGACTACATTTATGCCGAAGGAGGCACCACCTATAACACCGAGAATGGAGCCCCCACAATCCCATGGACTGCAAGCATGAAAAACAGCGGAGGCAGCCACAACACCTCTACCGTGGATCGCGATACCTCATTCCTTTCACTCGAAGTCGAGGGAGCATCCGCCACAGCAAAACAAATGATTGATGTGTCCGACAAGACGCTGACAGCCCGCAACGAACTGCGCCTCAAAGCCCACAGCTCGGTGGATATTGATAACGGAACACTCGACACCCTACGTTGGGTTGAGGTCCACGAAGAGGCGGCAATCACAGGCAGCGGTGACATCACCGGAACACTTTACCAATCCGGTTCACTGGTCATCAGCCAAAGCAGCCCAACCAGCATAGGCGTCGGAGGTGAAACCCTAACCGATAGAATCGTCAACGGCGGTTTTGAAACAGGAAGTGGCACCTCCTTTAGTGCCACCGACCAGTGGAGCAACGCCACGGGGGACGACACCAAAAACGCCCGCAATACAACCAACCCTCAAGCAGATGCCAATCGCGGTATCGTCTCCGGCCTTGTTAGCCCCACTCAGAATACCACTTATATCATTCAGGATGGCGACCAGTTCCGCTTCTCATTCTACTATGCAGCTGCCAGTGCATGGGACATTGGCAACGACACCATCACCGTCACCATCTTCTACAACGACGGCAGCGAACAGATCCTATTCACTGATGTCTTCACCCCCAGCCAGGACTTCGGCACAGGCTATGATTTCTCTGGGGCCATCGACTTTGCGGCAAACCCCGGATCGGTTGGTCAAAACCTTCAAATTCGTTTTGACTCCGCCACTGCCGGCAACAGCGAGTTTGCAGCCATCGACAGCATTTCCCTGGTAACGGTCGAACGCGGCAACATCGAGTTGCTCACCAATGGCGACTTTGAAAATGGAACGGGCGAAAGCTTTACCGCCACCGACTCGTGGACCAGCACCGAAGGCAACGACAGCGATAACGTTCGCAACACCTCCAGCCCTCAAAATGGATCCTACCGAGGGATTGTTACCGGAAACCGCTCACCGCAAACCGACACAGGACACGTCATCCAAAGTGGCAACAACTTCACACTGAGCTTCCATCACGCTGCAGCTCTGTCATGGGACATCGGATCCGACACGCTTGATGCCGTCGTCTTCTACGACAACGGGAGTGAGGTTGAGCTCAGCCGCACGACGGTCAACCCCAGCCAGAAATTCGACACCGGATATGATTTCTCAGGGGAAATCAATATCGCCGCTACCGCTGACTCAATAGGCCACGCGCTCCGGCTCCGTTTCGAGTCCACCAATGCAGGCAACAGCGAGTTTGCCGCCATTGACAACATCTCTCTGAGCCTCGCCGGCGGAACCATCGAAGTCCCTGGCAAACGTGTCATCTCCATCGATGGTGAGTACCGCCTCGAAGACTCAGCCTCGGTCGGCCTGGAACTGGCAGGAACAAGCACCGCTGGCATTGACTACTCCCAAATCCAGGTCACGGGCAATGCCACTCTAGCTGGAACACTCAACCTAACCATCGACCCCGCATACACACCAAGCAATGGTGACACGTTCACCATCCTCACAGCAGCAAGCGTAAGCGGAACGTTTGCCAACCCAGGAGATATCGTTGTCGCAAGCGACGGCACTCGTTTCCAGATCGGATATACGGCAACATCCATCACCCTCCGCGCCGTGATCCCCAGCGTAACGAGAGAAACTGGCGTTCCTCCCAATGCCATGATTTCCAATCCGGACGACAACACCGGCGCTGGATCCGCAGCCGTCGCCAATGGGAACACCAAGGGGCAGGCATTCAATGTCACACGTGGCGGGCCACTCACCGGACTGTTGCTCCATATCAATACTATCTCCACCGGAGGTGACATCACCATCAATATCTATCACGCCGATGGTTCGGGACTACCAAGCGGAGCTCCCGTTCATTCTGAAACGGGCTTATTACCCGCCGGCCTGAGTGCAGGTGACTACCTTCAATTTATCTTCTCATCAGCCGCTCGACTCACACCAGGCAATTACGTCTTTACCATTTCCACATCCGATGCCGATTTTTCGCTCGAGATCACACAAGGAAACAACTACAGCGGTGGCACATTGGTGCGCAACCAGGGAAGTGGCTGGGAGTCTCCCAACAGCAACAACGACCTCGATTTTGCACTGCTTGGGAGATTCAACACGAAAGGCGTGCACATCGTCCATATCCTGGTCGATGATCTGGGCTACACTGACCACTCGGTCGACTCTCTCGTGCTCAACAGCCCGACCGAACTCTCGGATTTTATTGAAACGCCCAACCTTGAAAAACTTGCATCCGAAGGTGTTAGCTTTACATGGTCCTACACCCAACCCAACTGCGCCCCGTCCCGAGCAGCCTACATGACAGGCCAGTATTCCTGCCGCGTTGGCAATGGCGTTTACAACGTCGACAGCTTGAAGCGCTCTGGCAACAGAACCACCTATCTATCCGCACCTAATCAAGGTGAAAACGACGGCGATGAAGCAGGCAACAACGACGATTTCATCCGACCTCAAACACTCAACAGTGAAGCCACCGGCTCTGTCCCACTGGCCCAGGCCATGAAAAATGCAGGCTACGTCACCTGCCACATCGGCAAGTACCACGTCGGATCCAGCAATTCAACCGATAGCACCTACCCCCTCAATCAGGGACTCGATTTCAATTACGGAGGAGGTCACAAAGGGAACCCCGGCAATTACTTTGCCTCCGGAACCCCACGCCAATGGGGTAGTAATGTCGGCCCCGAACTCGACGCCTTTGCCTCCGACTACACCCAGGCATACATCGACGCCAACATCAAACCCTTCGAAAATGGCAACGACTCCGATAGCTTGCTAGGCACGCCTAAGCACCTCACCGACGCCGTCGTCGATGCCTTTGAAGATTTCATGAACAGCCATCAGGCTGGCTCAACGGCCAGTTCACCCGTCTACGTCCAGTTCCATTTCTACGCCACCCACAGCCCGCTCAATGGTCGCCCCGACTTGGTGGCGAAATATACTGCGAAAAAGGCTGCCGGAGCCACCCCGGTAAACGACACCAAAGAAAGTTTTGCCGCACTGGCTGAGAACATGGACCAAAGCGTTGCCCGGGTCATGCGCTACCTCAGCGATCCCAATGGTGATGGCGACACTTCGGACTCCATCGCCGAAAACACCCTGATTGTCTGGACCACCGACAACGGGGGCTCTGAGAGTTACAGTGAGAACGCCCCCCTGCGTGGGGCCAAAGGTCAGCACTTCGAAGGAGGAATTCGCGTACCCATGATCATTCGTCAGCCTGGAACTGTTCCCGCTGGAAAGATCAGCGACACCCTGATTCATACCGTGGATCTCTACCCAACCTTCATCGACGTTGCAGCAGAAAGCCCGAACTCCCCGAACCCGAACGCTGCCACCCACCCACTCGACGGCGAGTCGCTCTACGCACACATGCTCGATCCAGAGCATGTGGCCCGTGATCGAGGCCCGATCTTCTATCACTTCCCTGGCTACATGGACACCCGAGCCTACCCGGTATCCGTCGTCATCAAAGAGGTCGAGGGAGATCGTTACAAATACATCTACAACTACGACCCCTACTACGCCAGCGTCCAGGATGTCAGTGGTAGCCCCGATGAATTCCAACTCTACAACCTCAGTATCGACCCCTACGAAAGTGTCAACCTGATGGATTACATCGATCGTGAAAATGCGGGGGACCTCAACGACCCACTGGATAGTCGTGAATACTGGGACTATCTTCTACACAAAGGTACCGCTGATCAGCTCGCCAGTGACCTCAATACCTGGCTCAACCAGACCGATCCAACCTGGCAGCCGATTTTTGCGACCTATAAACAAGAATTCGCCGACAATAGCCCGATCATTGGAGATGCTGATGTTGGAAACACCACGCCACCTGCTCCAGTCAGCACCCCAGCAAAGGACAGCGTGCCCGCACCGGCCGACTTCAGCTTTACAACTGAAACCCCGACAAACCTCGGCAACAACAACCTGCAGTTCACCTTCGATTCACACGACGGTTTTGCCTATCAGGTCCAAGCGAGCAACTCCCTCGAATCCGATTCCTGGGTCAATATCGGCAGCACAGTCACCGCTTCCGGCGACAGCACCGAGTTCACCGTCAATGATCCGGCAGCAGCCACCGCACCCCGACGCTTCTACCGCGTGATTCTGGTCAAATAG
- a CDS encoding DMT family transporter, with the protein MNQAHQPSYPFSVPILVMLGAFLFSSKGIFVKMMYEEGLPPSAALALRMASAFPFYLLPVLLSLRTLRSIPSRDWLMMAGLAFVGYFLSSLVNFTGLQYISVGLERVILFSYPTLVLLGASIFQKRKASYRLYLAATVSWTGLYLVIQEEMVLSQKLDAVLLGSGLILLSAMIYAGYILLAKPVIERIGVRSYTSISMSFSCLFVLLNHSLNSPVVLHEVMTPKLIGLGLTIGILGTVFPTYLLSYGLSKISSSSYAVISSVGPVATIALSLLMLGQTPGAWQLAGIGMSVCGSLMAARSKA; encoded by the coding sequence ATGAATCAAGCCCATCAGCCCTCTTACCCATTCAGCGTTCCTATTCTGGTGATGCTTGGGGCCTTTCTGTTTTCATCCAAAGGGATCTTTGTCAAAATGATGTATGAGGAAGGGCTGCCTCCATCCGCTGCCCTTGCCTTACGTATGGCTTCTGCCTTTCCATTTTACCTGCTGCCGGTTCTGCTTTCGCTGCGCACTCTTCGCAGCATCCCATCCCGGGACTGGCTAATGATGGCGGGCTTGGCCTTTGTCGGCTATTTTCTCAGCTCCTTGGTCAATTTCACTGGATTACAGTACATCAGTGTGGGACTGGAGCGGGTGATCCTATTTAGCTATCCCACGCTTGTGTTGCTTGGTGCCAGCATATTTCAAAAGCGCAAAGCGTCCTACCGACTCTACCTGGCGGCCACGGTCTCTTGGACCGGTTTGTATTTGGTCATTCAGGAAGAAATGGTGCTCAGCCAGAAGCTTGACGCGGTGTTACTGGGAAGCGGACTCATTTTACTCAGTGCGATGATTTATGCTGGTTACATCCTACTCGCCAAACCCGTGATCGAACGTATCGGCGTTCGTTCTTACACCAGTATCTCCATGTCTTTTTCCTGCCTGTTTGTGCTACTCAATCATAGTTTGAACAGCCCTGTCGTCCTTCATGAAGTCATGACGCCCAAGCTGATTGGCTTGGGGCTGACGATTGGCATTCTCGGCACGGTCTTTCCCACCTATCTATTGTCCTACGGGTTGTCCAAAATTTCATCAAGCTCATACGCCGTTATTTCATCGGTGGGGCCGGTAGCGACGATCGCCCTCTCGCTGTTGATGCTGGGGCAAACTCCTGGTGCATGGCAGTTGGCCGGTATCGGAATGTCTGTTTGCGGTAGCCTGATGGCCGCCAGATCCAAAGCCTGA
- a CDS encoding glycoside hydrolase family 75 protein — MNQRHTIDGLKSGRSKAAGFPWMRVSFFIFACGFVIIGSGPLPEKIWRKLQGAKKPPLHQPAKPSPTADPVSPSPVAAPVEPDAAPPADSTVAPSGEQASVDGAQAPKAPSDHTVSSGGDIRRMSKGFKLHAKVTVEKGGLASKERTLDESYAAYYELKIKLPKPSTTLKELEKVSPKLASILPGLKEMLPKSEVSRFFYQAYENKTNRLKLKSTQLSELMTRHNFYDCETILNLKHPGTGKRVMLMQSEMDVVSDGSDGDRLPKMPDKIVNSSYYQPMTSYGWRKTGKTPNPLIEGWKGRIKKAKEEIAKKGTKKERSDWLKMRIKKIEREIEDMTYRSYLVAEYDPFIVMPINMVTYKGDKYGAKVGDYAVVIYKGKVYPCIVGDAGPSFKTGEASLRMAKQLNAKAGIYSRPVSDLTVTYLVFPGSADKFQEPDYAHWHKRCSELLKGVGGLGASYPLHTWKNTFPPLPKKPDEEKTEKQSKDEKASSEKGANQGQGDENENGGPSDKKKDDQPGSGNSAKSGDTEA; from the coding sequence GTGAACCAACGCCACACCATTGATGGATTAAAGTCCGGGAGATCCAAAGCTGCCGGGTTTCCCTGGATGAGGGTCTCGTTTTTCATCTTTGCCTGTGGCTTTGTGATCATTGGCTCGGGCCCCTTGCCTGAAAAAATATGGCGCAAGCTGCAAGGCGCAAAAAAACCACCCTTGCATCAGCCGGCCAAGCCAAGCCCGACAGCTGATCCGGTTTCTCCTTCTCCGGTAGCGGCCCCTGTCGAACCAGACGCTGCACCACCTGCAGATTCAACGGTCGCACCCTCGGGGGAGCAGGCTTCAGTTGATGGTGCTCAGGCGCCCAAGGCTCCCTCGGATCACACGGTGAGCTCAGGCGGCGATATTCGGCGTATGTCGAAAGGTTTTAAGTTGCATGCCAAGGTGACGGTTGAAAAAGGAGGGCTGGCCTCGAAAGAGCGCACCTTGGATGAAAGTTATGCAGCCTACTATGAGTTAAAAATCAAATTGCCCAAGCCCTCGACCACCCTGAAAGAGCTCGAGAAGGTGAGCCCGAAACTGGCTTCGATATTGCCTGGATTAAAGGAGATGCTGCCGAAGTCCGAGGTGTCCCGTTTTTTTTATCAAGCGTATGAAAACAAGACCAATCGTCTTAAGCTGAAATCCACACAGCTCAGTGAGTTAATGACCCGGCATAATTTCTACGATTGTGAAACGATCCTGAACTTGAAACACCCCGGAACAGGAAAGCGGGTGATGTTGATGCAGTCTGAAATGGATGTGGTTTCCGATGGTTCCGATGGAGACCGCTTGCCGAAAATGCCGGATAAAATTGTCAACTCTAGTTACTATCAACCGATGACGAGTTACGGTTGGAGAAAAACCGGTAAAACTCCGAACCCGCTGATTGAGGGGTGGAAGGGGAGAATCAAAAAGGCCAAGGAGGAAATCGCAAAGAAAGGCACCAAGAAGGAGCGCAGCGATTGGCTGAAGATGCGGATTAAAAAAATCGAGAGGGAAATTGAGGATATGACTTACCGGTCCTATTTGGTTGCCGAGTATGACCCGTTCATTGTCATGCCGATCAACATGGTCACTTACAAAGGGGACAAATACGGGGCGAAGGTCGGGGACTATGCCGTGGTCATCTATAAAGGCAAGGTCTACCCATGTATCGTCGGTGATGCAGGACCTAGTTTCAAGACTGGTGAAGCGTCACTGCGGATGGCGAAACAACTCAATGCCAAAGCTGGTATTTATTCCCGCCCTGTCAGTGACCTGACCGTCACCTACCTCGTTTTTCCTGGCTCCGCAGACAAATTCCAGGAGCCGGATTATGCGCATTGGCATAAGCGATGCTCCGAACTGCTGAAGGGGGTTGGTGGGCTCGGAGCCTCTTATCCGCTCCACACATGGAAAAATACGTTTCCTCCATTACCAAAGAAACCGGACGAGGAAAAGACGGAGAAGCAATCAAAGGATGAGAAAGCATCCTCTGAAAAGGGCGCCAATCAGGGCCAGGGGGATGAAAATGAGAACGGTGGTCCGAGTGACAAAAAAAAGGATGATCAGCCCGGTTCTGGGAATAGCGCGAAGAGCGGAGATACGGAAGCTTAG